The sequence ATCTCTCCCACTATAGGTAGCTCTTCAGTGGGACGGGCTAGGTAGGAGAGGCTGGGAGTAAGTCTGTCTGATCTAGTAGGATGTCTTGCTTACCACCCAGGTAGGAGGTTATGTACTCCCAGCCTGCCGAAATCCAGGTGAAGGgaagtagtttcttttttttttttttgagacagagtctcgtctgtcccggggctggagtgcagtggccggatctcagctcactgcaagctccgcctcccgggtttacgccattctcctgcctcagcctctggagtagctgggacttcaggcgcctgccacctcgcccggctagtttttttttttttttttgtattttttagtagagacggggtttcacagtgttagccaggatggtctcgatctcctgacctcgtgatccgcccatctcggcctcccaaaatgctgggattacaggcttgagccaccgcgcccggcagtagTTTCTTTAAGAACTGGTATGGGCAGGCCCGAGTTGTCAAGGCTTCGGAGGCAAGGCGCTGGAGAGCGGGGAACGGGGTGGAGttagaggccaaggcgggcaccCAAGAGGCAGGCCCAGAAGAGTACTGCCAGGAAGAGTCTGGCACCGAGGAGCAGATGGCGGCTGGAGCAGCATGGCCTGTGCTGCGCTCCATAAACTCGCCTGAGCTCTCCCTGGTCATTTGCAACCGCAGCCCACGCATCGTGCTGCCTGTGTGGCTCAACTGCTATGAAGAGCTGCTGCCTGGCAGGGACTTCTGCATCCACAATTTCCAAAGCCACCCATGGCTCTTCAGAGATGCAAGGACACACAATAAACTTATGGTTAACCAAACTGAACTGTTTACGCCATGTTCCAATGTTGATGGACAGCCTGTTTTTGCCAACATCACACTGCCAGCATATACCCTAAAAGAGCGATGCCTCCAGGTTTTCCGAAGCCTAGTCAAGCCGGAGAATTACATGAGACTGGACATCATCAGATCACTCTGTGACGATCTGGAAGACCAGCCAAATGTACTTGAAAGACCTGGAGCCGCTGATGCAGGAGCACAGTGAAAACCTGtggatggctgggcatggtggctcactcctgtaatcccagcactttgggagaccgcagccggcagatcacttgaggtcaggagtttgagaccagcctggccaacatagtgaaacctgtctctactttaaaaatacaaaacttagctgggcatggtggcacatgtctgtaatcccagctactcgggaggctgaggcaggagaattgcttgaacccgggaggtggaggttgcagttagctgagattgtcactgcactccagcccaggcaacagattgagactccatctcaaaataaataaataaataaaaagagagagaggggaaaaaaaaagaaaattaatggatGGAAGAGGagactggagattttttttttcttttttttgagatagagtcttagtcaccccggctggagtgcagtggcgcgatcttggctcactgcaagctccacctccggggatcacggccattctcctgcctcagtctccagagtagctgggactacaggcgcacgccaccatgcccggctaatttttttaaatttattttttgtatttttagtagagacggggtttcaccatgttagccaggatggtctccatctcctgacctcgtgatccacccgcctcggcctcccaaagtgctgggattacagatatgagccactgtgcccggcctgaagattttttttttttttttttttttgagacaagagtctcactctgtcacctagactggaatgcaatggcgcaatctcagctcactgcaacctccacctcccgggttcaagccatgcctggctaattgtgtgtgtgtgtgttcagttccatagcagtctggccaacatggtgaaaccccatctctactaaaaatacaaaaattagccaggcatggtggtgcatgtctgtagtcccagatactcgggaggctgaggcaggagaatggcatgaacccgggaggcggaggttgcagtgagctgtgatcacaccactgcaccctagcctgggcgacagagcgagactccttttaaaaaaaaaaaaaaaattagctgggcatggtggcctgtgcctgtaatcccagctacttgggaagctgaggcaggggaatcacttgaacccgagaggcagaggttgcagtgggcagggatcttgccactgcattccagcctgggagacaggtgggactccggtctcaaaaaaaaaaaaaaaatccccccagTAGAGAAAAATTtggaagagacagaaaagtaaaaaagaagaaaaaaaatcactatagaTAGACTACTTAAATACAaccactatcagcattttgagcTATTACCTTTATCCGTTTTTTCCCACATAGTTGAGATCTTACTTTTTATATAGTTTTGTATcctactttttcatttaattttaattttataacaaatatttttctatgttatAAGCTCTTCACAaacattagtcttttttttttgaaacggagtctcactctgtcgcccaggctggagtgcagtggcaagatctcggctcactgcaagctctgcctcccaggttcaccccattctcctgcctcagcctcccgagtagctgggactacaggcaccctccaccaggcctggctaattttttttgcgtttttagtagagacggggtttcactgtgttagccaggatggtctccatctcctgacctcgtgatccacccacctcggcctcccaaagtgctgcaattacaggcgttagccaccatgcctggccaaacatTAGTCTTTCTTTTGCAATTAATGTTTGGGGTATTTTTTGGCATCTTTAGTTCCTTATCCTAACCTTTGCATACAAGTCCTATGTTCTAAAATCAGAGTgatggctggtgtggtggctcacccctataatcacagtactttgggaggcccatgtgagaggatcacttgagcccaggagttcaagaccagccggtgcaacatagtgtgaccctgtgtctacaaaaaaaaaaaaaaaaaaatttaaattagccagtcatggtggcatgtgcctgaagtcccagctacttaggaggctaaggcagaaggatcacttgagcgcaagagtttgaggctgcagtaagtcgtgattgtgccactgcactccagccttgctgacagagcaagatgctgtc is a genomic window of Piliocolobus tephrosceles isolate RC106 unplaced genomic scaffold, ASM277652v3 unscaffolded_25848, whole genome shotgun sequence containing:
- the VHLL gene encoding LOW QUALITY PROTEIN: von Hippel-Lindau-like protein (The sequence of the model RefSeq protein was modified relative to this genomic sequence to represent the inferred CDS: deleted 1 base in 1 codon), which codes for ARVVKASEARRWRAGNGVELEAKAGTQEAGPEEYCQEESGTEEQMAAGAAWPVLRSINSPELSLVICNRSPRIVLPVWLNCYEELLPGRDFCIHNFQSHPWLFRDARTHNKLMVNQTELFTPCSNVDGQPVFANITLPAYTLKERCLQVFRSLVKPENYMRLDIIRSLCDDLEDQPNVLKDLEPLMQEH